A section of the Paenibacillus odorifer genome encodes:
- a CDS encoding ABC transporter ATP-binding protein → MKVLHNITAGKPQQLLKPVLFSLLANLVSVLPFALVIEAVRLIFAPYITVGAELQTERLWWICAGLVAVMVLMFLSEIPAYRTAYRGAYNVAAQGRAELAEHLRKLPLGYLTRRDPGDLANMMMGDFTLVETGISHLLPQLAGAFVLPIFALAGLLFLDWRMAISMFVALPVALLIMYISGKLRRRLGADHMKAKLNAANRLQEYLNGIRVMKAYNLTGERFVRLDNSFKTLMKESVKLEGMFGPVILTAMALLRAGLTLMIYVGVHLLLGGELGILQLAVFLIVGTRIYDPLTTALANYAEFRYNEQAGERIVDLLRQPVMTGATSPLPKSSTIRFDNVTFSYGGEPVLKNLSLEMPQGSLTAIVGPSGSGKSTVLRLISRFYDPEKGSVLLGGRNIKEIDPEHLLGSVSVVFQDVYLFQDTIGNNIAFGRPGASQRDIQQAAEMAHCHGFIMKLPLGYDTPVGEGGSTLSGGEKQRISIARAILKNAPIVLLDEATASLDPQNEAEIQKGIDALITGRTVIVIAHRLKTIRGADNIIVLEDGQLVEQGRHDALLLRGGLYDRLWKLQQQSVGFRITS, encoded by the coding sequence ATGAAGGTATTGCATAATATTACTGCCGGCAAACCGCAGCAGTTGCTGAAGCCTGTACTTTTTTCCTTGCTGGCTAATCTAGTTAGTGTGCTTCCGTTCGCGCTTGTAATTGAGGCGGTGCGGTTGATTTTTGCTCCTTATATTACTGTGGGCGCAGAACTTCAGACAGAACGCCTTTGGTGGATCTGCGCAGGGCTTGTCGCCGTCATGGTGCTGATGTTCCTGAGTGAGATTCCCGCCTATCGTACCGCTTACCGCGGGGCATACAATGTTGCTGCACAGGGACGTGCGGAATTAGCAGAACATCTGCGGAAGCTTCCGCTGGGTTACCTGACTCGCCGGGACCCAGGTGATTTAGCCAATATGATGATGGGTGATTTCACGCTCGTTGAGACGGGCATTTCACATCTGCTGCCACAGCTTGCGGGGGCTTTTGTACTGCCGATATTTGCACTTGCTGGTTTACTGTTTCTGGACTGGCGGATGGCGATTTCCATGTTCGTAGCGCTGCCGGTTGCTCTTCTGATCATGTATATATCGGGCAAGCTTCGGCGGAGACTCGGAGCGGATCATATGAAGGCCAAGCTGAACGCTGCGAACCGATTGCAAGAATACTTGAACGGCATACGGGTGATGAAGGCCTATAATCTGACAGGAGAACGATTTGTCCGTCTGGATAACTCTTTTAAAACTTTGATGAAGGAAAGTGTGAAGCTGGAAGGGATGTTCGGTCCGGTTATTCTAACCGCTATGGCTCTTCTCCGTGCGGGGCTGACCTTAATGATATACGTAGGTGTTCATCTATTATTAGGCGGGGAGCTCGGTATTTTGCAGTTGGCAGTATTCCTTATTGTCGGCACACGAATCTATGATCCATTGACCACGGCGCTAGCCAATTATGCCGAATTCCGCTACAACGAACAAGCGGGTGAACGTATAGTAGACCTGCTGCGCCAGCCGGTAATGACAGGTGCTACGAGTCCTCTTCCTAAAAGCAGCACCATTAGGTTTGACAATGTAACCTTCAGCTATGGAGGAGAGCCTGTTCTCAAAAATTTAAGTCTGGAAATGCCGCAAGGTTCACTGACTGCAATTGTGGGTCCGTCAGGCAGCGGCAAGAGTACAGTGCTGCGCCTGATCTCACGTTTCTATGATCCTGAAAAAGGGAGTGTTCTGCTAGGTGGGCGCAACATCAAGGAGATTGATCCAGAACATCTGCTAGGATCCGTATCGGTGGTGTTTCAGGATGTGTACCTGTTTCAAGATACCATTGGGAACAATATTGCTTTTGGGCGGCCGGGGGCGTCGCAGCGGGATATTCAGCAGGCAGCGGAAATGGCTCACTGCCATGGTTTCATCATGAAATTACCGCTTGGTTATGATACGCCGGTAGGCGAAGGCGGAAGCACGCTCTCCGGAGGGGAGAAGCAGCGGATCTCCATTGCCCGTGCGATTCTCAAGAACGCTCCAATTGTGCTGTTGGATGAAGCTACTGCATCGCTTGACCCGCAGAATGAGGCCGAAATCCAGAAAGGAATTGATGCGTTGATTACGGGCAGGACCGTCATTGTTATCGCTCACCGGCTGAAAACCATACGCGGTGCGGACAACATTATCGTACTGGAAGACGGTCAGCTGGTAGAGCAGGGACGACATGATGCCTTACTGCTGCGCGGCGGATTGTACGACCGGCTCTGGAAGCTGCAACAGCAGTCCGTTGGATTCCGCATCACATCTTAG
- a CDS encoding DUF4179 domain-containing protein — MVNTKLEKQLKNCQSLLPDQLSDIARSKLNETYQIIRETDNSISPIQRKIDVSRTFNKWWVSTAAAAILGVTLLASGFVSPAIADALKQIPVLGQIYSLWGEKNLDPGVQQAEDFITNVNQSVTHGDVTMNIPTLLFDGTRILMNLTTPGNRLASEPNSPPSDANKGAVDKFEVLYKGQPLLWSYEHMDGETASSIMVQVLNTYYEPSTTTQTVQFPDQFDLTVNITLKGYDVPFEFVLPVTTSTPVTALTSEETKHHDNINLQISKVEITPITTQVSIEYKTKPGQSVEEMLASIPSKYKGANGGVIALQFDIVDERGVQLKPVGAHPVSESYNVHFEPFKTIPSTVTIKPYLVVSEGQAPAGTKGLWEDNNMVKEYIPELETVLSVQ, encoded by the coding sequence ATGGTAAACACTAAGTTAGAAAAACAATTAAAGAACTGCCAAAGCTTACTTCCCGATCAGTTATCGGATATTGCCCGCTCCAAGCTGAATGAGACTTACCAAATCATCAGGGAGACCGATAATTCTATTTCCCCCATTCAGAGAAAGATAGATGTATCAAGAACTTTTAATAAATGGTGGGTTTCCACTGCAGCCGCTGCAATCCTGGGAGTTACACTCCTTGCTTCCGGCTTTGTATCGCCCGCAATAGCTGATGCACTCAAGCAAATTCCGGTTCTGGGACAAATCTATTCATTATGGGGCGAAAAAAACTTAGATCCCGGTGTTCAACAAGCCGAGGATTTCATCACAAACGTAAACCAAAGCGTGACCCATGGCGATGTGACGATGAATATCCCAACATTGTTATTTGACGGAACCCGAATTCTTATGAACCTAACCACTCCTGGAAACCGTCTGGCTTCGGAGCCCAATTCGCCGCCTTCCGATGCCAATAAAGGGGCGGTGGATAAGTTTGAGGTTCTCTATAAAGGCCAACCTCTGCTCTGGAGTTACGAACACATGGATGGTGAGACTGCTTCCAGCATAATGGTTCAGGTTTTGAACACTTATTATGAGCCGAGCACAACAACACAGACTGTCCAGTTCCCTGATCAGTTTGACTTGACTGTAAATATAACGTTAAAGGGTTACGATGTCCCGTTCGAATTCGTTCTGCCTGTTACCACATCAACGCCTGTTACCGCCCTAACTTCAGAGGAGACCAAGCATCACGATAACATTAACTTGCAGATCAGTAAGGTAGAAATCACCCCAATCACAACGCAGGTATCCATTGAGTACAAAACCAAACCGGGCCAGAGCGTAGAAGAAATGCTCGCTTCTATCCCTTCGAAATATAAGGGTGCTAACGGGGGCGTCATCGCTCTTCAATTTGACATTGTGGATGAACGTGGCGTTCAACTGAAGCCTGTCGGTGCTCACCCCGTAAGCGAATCTTATAATGTTCATTTTGAACCCTTCAAGACTATACCGAGTACCGTAACCATCAAACCGTACTTAGTCGTTTCCGAAGGTCAAGCCCCAGCTGGGACTAAAGGACTGTGGGAAGACAACAATATGGTCAAGGAATATATCCCTGAGCTGGAGACTGTACTTTCGGTCCAATAG
- a CDS encoding IS3 family transposase, with protein sequence MSDRKKSSAHLQQTKELRFQFIEKHRSEFLLEKMCMTLHVSRSGYYKWRTEKTSTHMLRKAAIMKRIQYHFADHQKRYGSPKITRLLHQEGYTVTERTVSVYMRHMKLRSIVSKTYRVQTTDSNHDHPIAPNTLNQQFKILKPNSVWVTDITYIPCRGGRLYLASVMDLCTREIVGWRLEDHMETSLISGALQDAYEAKQPEKGLLHHSDRGSQYTSHEYTKQLKAYGMESSMSRRGNCYDNACIESWHSILKKELIYCNPRFKTKEQAYQTLFQYIEFYYNRKRMHGALGYLSPVRFAEQLTRMSVA encoded by the coding sequence ATTAGCGATCGTAAAAAAAGCAGTGCACATCTTCAGCAAACCAAGGAACTGAGATTCCAGTTTATTGAAAAACATCGCTCCGAGTTTCTCTTGGAGAAGATGTGCATGACCCTACATGTGTCACGGAGCGGGTACTACAAGTGGCGGACAGAAAAAACCAGTACGCATATGCTTCGTAAGGCTGCGATAATGAAGCGAATTCAGTATCATTTTGCAGACCATCAAAAGCGGTATGGGAGTCCGAAGATCACCCGCCTGTTGCATCAAGAAGGTTATACCGTTACCGAACGCACGGTGAGTGTGTACATGCGACATATGAAGCTTCGCTCCATTGTCTCCAAAACGTATCGCGTACAGACCACCGACTCCAATCATGACCATCCGATTGCCCCGAATACGCTGAACCAGCAATTTAAAATACTCAAACCCAATTCAGTATGGGTTACCGACATTACGTACATTCCTTGCCGGGGAGGGCGCTTGTACCTGGCTAGTGTGATGGACCTTTGCACGCGTGAAATCGTGGGGTGGCGCTTGGAGGACCATATGGAAACTAGCTTAATTTCGGGCGCCTTACAAGATGCTTACGAAGCTAAACAACCGGAAAAGGGTCTATTACATCACTCCGATAGAGGTTCTCAATATACTTCTCATGAATATACGAAGCAGTTGAAAGCGTATGGCATGGAGTCCAGCATGAGCCGCAGAGGTAACTGTTATGATAACGCCTGTATCGAGTCGTGGCACAGCATTTTGAAAAAGGAGCTCATTTATTGTAATCCACGATTCAAAACTAAGGAGCAAGCCTACCAGACACTTTTTCAATATATTGAGTTTTATTATAACCGCAAGCGAATGCATGGCGCGCTGGGGTATCTTTCTCCAGTTCGTTTTGCTGAGCAATTGACTAGAATGTCTGTTGCGTAA
- a CDS encoding sugar efflux transporter, translating into MFKRLTALFSIPSYGLLFLCMLLQGMGISLSAPFLSIYFTEQLGVSVGLFGVFLATTLIAGIWISTLIGRRSDLGLNRRNIYLVSTLCNALAYSGYLLIGDFTILFIYMIVFTALGAPGMPQLFAIAREAVNKSDFTDTAFANSTLRSAFSLGFITGPLIGTLLIAAVGFKGIFSGTIGVFLLVALLISLFLKSNTEVKSSTAEVKVKSFRLGQNRNVLLPFLIMILMYVAHWTSSINTALFITNNLGGTTSDVGLVSSICAALEIPFMIMLGLLSAKYSNRILMMCGAIFGGAYYLVVITSGAMWQMLAAQILLAFFVAVISAIGISYIQDLLPNMPGYASTLYSNSSTIGRLIGSLVGGLLASVVGYRYSFVLCFILVIISTIMLAVSGRYSVDDPQKLAI; encoded by the coding sequence ATGTTCAAACGACTAACTGCACTATTTTCGATTCCCTCTTATGGCTTACTCTTTTTATGTATGTTACTGCAGGGGATGGGGATTTCACTCAGCGCACCCTTTTTATCCATTTATTTTACGGAACAGCTTGGAGTATCTGTCGGGCTGTTTGGTGTTTTTCTGGCCACCACGTTAATTGCCGGAATATGGATCAGTACACTAATCGGGAGACGCTCTGACCTTGGCTTAAATCGAAGAAACATTTACCTTGTCTCCACGCTCTGTAATGCCCTTGCTTATAGCGGATACTTGCTCATTGGGGATTTTACGATCTTATTCATTTACATGATTGTGTTCACCGCACTCGGTGCACCAGGGATGCCTCAATTGTTCGCCATAGCTAGAGAAGCAGTGAATAAGAGCGATTTTACAGATACTGCGTTTGCAAATTCTACCTTGCGTTCTGCTTTCTCTCTCGGCTTTATTACAGGTCCTTTAATCGGTACTCTGCTAATTGCTGCTGTTGGGTTTAAGGGGATTTTCTCGGGCACCATCGGAGTATTCCTGCTGGTTGCCTTACTTATTTCACTATTCCTGAAATCAAATACAGAAGTGAAAAGCAGTACTGCAGAAGTAAAAGTAAAAAGTTTCCGGTTGGGTCAGAACCGTAATGTTCTGCTTCCTTTTCTGATTATGATACTCATGTATGTAGCCCACTGGACGAGTAGCATCAATACTGCCCTCTTTATCACCAACAATCTAGGGGGAACAACAAGCGATGTCGGTTTAGTCAGCAGTATTTGTGCTGCGCTGGAAATTCCTTTTATGATCATGCTGGGACTACTTAGTGCGAAATACAGTAACCGCATCCTGATGATGTGCGGAGCCATTTTCGGAGGAGCTTATTATCTCGTTGTCATTACTTCAGGCGCGATGTGGCAAATGCTTGCAGCCCAAATTTTGCTTGCCTTTTTTGTTGCCGTTATTTCAGCGATTGGCATTAGCTACATTCAGGATCTGCTTCCAAACATGCCTGGGTATGCATCCACGCTCTACTCTAACTCATCCACGATTGGCAGACTGATTGGCAGTCTTGTTGGCGGGTTATTAGCTAGTGTTGTTGGGTACCGGTATTCATTTGTGCTCTGTTTCATACTCGTCATTATTTCTACAATCATGCTTGCGGTAAGCGGACGTTACTCTGTAGATGATCCACAAAAACTAGCGATTTAA
- a CDS encoding transposase translates to MGEHRQRYNEEFKKQTVQFIQEQTKTVGDLAEELNIPKSTLHQWMSQYRELKNEPAASLDRVRELEAQLKEMKRQLQEKDNKIADVEEELAIVKKAVHIFSKPRN, encoded by the coding sequence ATGGGAGAACATCGACAACGGTACAACGAAGAATTTAAAAAACAGACAGTGCAGTTCATTCAAGAGCAAACAAAGACAGTGGGCGACTTGGCGGAAGAGCTCAACATCCCAAAAAGTACCCTGCATCAATGGATGAGCCAGTATCGAGAACTAAAAAATGAACCGGCAGCTAGCTTGGATCGAGTACGGGAACTCGAGGCACAGTTGAAAGAAATGAAACGTCAACTTCAAGAAAAAGATAACAAGATTGCCGATGTGGAAGAGGAATTAGCGATCGTAAAAAAAGCAGTGCACATCTTCAGCAAACCAAGGAACTGA
- a CDS encoding RNA polymerase sigma factor, with protein MHIDPIVVKAKAGDPEAFVKLMQEIELPLYRTARSIVNKEEDCADALQETMLKAFKNIHTLREPAFFKTWIFRILINECNKMLKNNARTLPYGELPEVPSTSKDYEKIELWDAVQHLEENLRIVIHLHYLQDMPINQISDILEISTVAVKTRLHRARKKLKHSSQFNQEMRLRHGKH; from the coding sequence TTGCATATAGATCCTATTGTCGTCAAAGCCAAAGCTGGGGACCCTGAAGCATTCGTGAAGTTGATGCAGGAGATAGAGTTACCTTTATACAGAACTGCAAGGTCCATCGTCAACAAAGAAGAAGATTGTGCAGATGCCCTGCAGGAGACGATGCTAAAAGCCTTTAAGAACATCCATACACTCAGAGAGCCCGCATTTTTCAAAACGTGGATCTTCCGGATTCTGATTAATGAATGCAATAAAATGCTCAAAAACAACGCAAGAACCCTCCCTTATGGAGAACTTCCCGAAGTCCCTTCCACTTCCAAGGATTATGAGAAAATCGAATTATGGGATGCCGTTCAACATCTTGAGGAGAACCTCCGGATTGTCATTCACCTTCATTACCTACAGGACATGCCGATCAATCAAATTTCCGACATTCTCGAAATTTCTACGGTAGCCGTGAAGACCCGGCTGCATCGCGCCCGCAAAAAGCTAAAGCATTCATCTCAATTCAATCAAGAAATGAGGTTGCGACATGGTAAACACTAA